The Oncorhynchus clarkii lewisi isolate Uvic-CL-2024 chromosome 23, UVic_Ocla_1.0, whole genome shotgun sequence genomic interval CCCAATGTAGGCCAACCTAGCGAAGTCAGCTAACATGATCCCCAATTCAATATTGTTTAGTGTTTCATTAGGATTtctgctgacagacaggctgtattgattgattgatggatcacatcaaattggctagctagctaataacagatcatgtcaatttgttttattttatttaatatttatttaactaggaaagtcagttaagaacaaattcttatttacaatgaagaccTACCAAAAGACAAAAGGCCTCCGGCAGgacggggctgggattaaaaataaattaaataaaaatataggacaaaacacacatcatgacaagagagacaacactacttaaagagagacctaagacaacaatatagcatggcagcaacacatgacaacagagcatggcagcaacacatgacaacagcatggtagcaacacaacatggtagtggcacaaaagggcaagaaggtagacacaacaatacatcacgtgaagcagccacaactgtcagtaagagtgttcatgattgagtctttgaatgaagagatggagataaaacggtccagtttgagtgcgtattgcagctcgttccagttgcgagctgcagcgaactgaatagaggagcgacccagggatgtgtgtgctttggggacctttaatagaATGACTGGCAGAACGGGAGTTAACAAGCGAACTTTCAGGGAATAAACTAGATGGCTATATCCTAATATTGTTTGATTTGCTTTCCATCTATATTGGTAATGACAGGAGTCCGACAACTTTACCAGGACGAGGACTTGTCGATGTTAAGCTTTTTACAAAAGCCTAATCTCTGATGAAGAAAGTTGAATGATGTTGTTTGCTCGCTACATGTCAAATGGATATGTGCCTTCACCTATCTTAAATGACACGATCATTGATGTTTACTGATCGCGAAAAGCATGCAGTTACTTGTTGTATGATAGAGCTAAATGTGCGCAATTGTTTTGTATGGAATAATCGGGAAGTGTGCAGTTCTGACTATCCTCAATAGGTGATGATATTAAAACCAAATAGATATAACATGTATTTCACAATCCCTTGAAAATGGCACGTGGTTGTCAATGATTTTAGCGGAGCTGGGGGGCCCCTTGGCCCCCTAACAGCCAAATCGAACGTATTGTGACGTTTTATTTAAAACGAACTATATGCGCATTTTCTCATCAGATAagtgtttccatcaaactgacttTTTGCCTGAGGATATTTAATGTGAAGGAGCATCAAGCGAATCACCTTGCACATTCACcatcctgtgaagttcatcataatgtATTTAATCTGCAGCCtcataaactgcatgctttcctgagTCAAAATGGGAGGACCACACTGCATATTGCGTGACTCCCAAGTTCACATCGATACAAtgtttattatatcaatatttgcgcattaaAGGCATTTCCACCGCTATTTCTCATCATAattcattttaccgacacaaaaagattcCACCATGTCGAATGAATTAACACATTTTCTGTCGGCATTTATACAAATTTACCGGCATTTCATGTTTGCGTCTGCCCGCTCGTGACATTTTTCGTGCGTCAAGTAAATCATCCAGCATGAAATGgcccacacacacattttcaatgTAACATTTTCTCACGTTTGCGACTTTTGTTATGAAATGTGTAACTCATAAAAACTGTATTGTTTCCTGATAGGACGGGACTGAATGACGTGACCTACCGGTATAACCTTATTTGAGGAAAATAGGTTCTGGATAGAACCATAAAGGGATATATGTGCTTGCTTCATATATGGCCCCGAttaaggttctatatagaaccgaAATTGGTTACAAAACCCTGTATGGAAtcccatatagaacactatatGGAACCCAAGGGTTCTCTATATAGAACCAATGTTGGTTAAGTGAAGAAGAACCCCTGCGAGGGTGCCATACAGTATGTGAAGCAAACAATATAAACCTTTTTGTTTCGATCCAGaacctttttttcttcttctaagaATCGAGAGAAGAAAATACACTGGGAGGCAGCGGAAGGATATGTAGACATTGTTTTGAAAGGTTATTTATGATtcggtgtgttgtaataaaataGGCCTATGGCACAGCCTAATAATGGCAATATAAATAGTTTGTAATTTAATAAATTAGACTACAAAAATGCTATCTGGCAATCATTCTATTCAATTTTATTATAAAAATTGTACAAAGGTAAAGCTTGCATGTTGCTCCCGGGATAACATAGAGGTGTAGGGAAAGTCATTGATCCAGGGACAGGAATCCGTAGCCGGAAATTCTCTTTGAAGAAGAACGGCATCCCAACCAGAGTTTGTGCGGTTGACGCGTGAGCCATGTTCGCCGCTTCTATCTCCGCAGAGAGCAGACGTTTCCACTTGTTCCTCCGATTCTGGAACCAAGTTTTCACCTGTATCTCTGTCAACTGGAGACTGGAGGCGAGACTAGCTCGTTCTGTACTGCTAAGGTAACGTTTCAGGTCAAACGTCGATTCCAGTTGGTAAACCTGACTCCGCGAGAATACGGTCCGAGACTTCTTTCTGGACGAGTTGGATGTTACGTCGTCGTCAATATGACCCTTTTCTTCTGAAATAGCAGGTGATGTTCGGTTGTAGTATCTCTGGTCACCTTCTTTATAATCATGAAAAAGTTGATGTCTCTTCACCATCTCTTGCCCCAGAATAAGTCTGTTTTGGTCACCTAAAATAATGCAAACACGGTAATCAATCcaaatgtttatttaaaaaaaaaaaaaacgtggcTATCTTGTTATTGTGTTAAAAACACAGCATCATTTAAAAATCAATCAAGTCACTTTTTTCTTCTTCGATCAAGAAgtttaaaataatatttttttcatcAGTAGCCGAAAAATCTCGAATTAGACTTCtactaaacaaagacaaaacaattgCTGTAGCCTGTCATTCTTTATCATCATATCTTACATCGTGCAATGGTAATAATAATGGTTATAGGTTTAATATAATGTGTCATTGTTATCAGAATGACAATCAAGTAGGCTACCCCAAAAAAGAAAACACAATTTATAAAGCATTTTCACTTACTTAGACAAGAAAGTGTGAGATCGTTGAGGTCATTGCGTGGTTTCTTTCCTCCGGGTAAAGGGTAGAAGTCTGTAGAATCCTCCCCGCCGCTGAATCCTTCTGAAGACACGGAGCGCATGCGTTGTCTCTGCAGCAGCCCTGCGTCGGAACTAGAATTACAACTGTCCTTGTGCGCGTCCTCGGACACAGTTCCAAGAATTGACTGAATAGTAAAATTGGAAACTGAGGTAAATGATACTTTACTGCCACTGTCTTCAGATTTCTTCATTCTGATAAACATTTAGAACCTTTAACATTCAGGCAATAAATGTGGAACCCGTTGGATATTTTTTCAGAAGCGGGTTTGTTCTCCTTCTGCAAAGTTATGTCTGAATTCCCCGAGTACCATCACTCCCATACAACGTTCAGTTACTTTGTTTGCGCGTAGGTAGGATTCTCATGGACCAATCACAAGCTGGGAAGAGACCCGGTCATTTTAAACCGTgctggagagagacacacgcacCAAAGCGCTCCCCAACCCAACTCAGTCTGCACCAAATTAATGCTATGCACACCTGACGTTTACCCAAAGTTCCACAGTCAATATTTGAATATTACAAATGAAAATGCCCTTCAAGATCAAATGTTGTAGACATATAGCTCTATTTTGAATTTCCACTATTCCGTGCTGTATTATAGCCACTAATTGGAGATTAATTATTGTTTGTTACAAATTAGTGAGCTGATTTCGTTGTACTTATTCCTTACAGAGATGTGAATCCAAGCCTTAATCCTCTCAGACGGATTCGGAAAGGCCAATGTGCGCCTAGTTTCTGTCTGAAAATTGGCCTTTGGCGATTTCACCATTCTGTTCTTGAAAATACCACAATAaattaaatataatttattttgtgAAGACATCTCTTCATCTTTAGTCCTATCTATATATAGCCTATGGGCCAAATTCAAGAAATGATTGAAATATGTGTTTTGATATCAGTAATGTTGACATCATTTATTGTTTGGTCCAGAGTCATATCCCACTGAGCACACTggctgaatcaacgttgtttccacgccaTTTCAacgaaattacgttgaaccaacgagGAATAGACGTATGTGCCCAGTAGGATATCTCTGGGACGAGTCATCCACTGACAACATAAAAATATAATTAGCTAAAAATCTATTATATAATATTATTTTATTCATTAAATGCGTGCTATGCTTTTGTTGTCTGTAAGTTAAAGCCTTCAAATTGTCTTGATGAATTCCAAATCCCTTAAAATGAATGAATAAA includes:
- the LOC139381923 gene encoding homeobox protein HMX2-like, translating into MFIRMKKSEDSGSKVSFTSVSNFTIQSILGTVSEDAHKDSCNSSSDAGLLQRQRMRSVSSEGFSGGEDSTDFYPLPGGKKPRNDLNDLTLSCLSDQNRLILGQEMVKRHQLFHDYKEGDQRYYNRTSPAISEEKGHIDDDVTSNSSRKKSRTVFSRSQVYQLESTFDLKRYLSSTERASLASSLQLTEIQVKTWFQNRRNKWKRLLSAEIEAANMAHASTAQTLVGMPFFFKENFRLRIPVPGSMTFPTPLCYPGSNMQALPLYNFYNKIE